The Kroppenstedtia pulmonis genome has a segment encoding these proteins:
- a CDS encoding extracellular solute-binding protein: MNSKRWISGVSITLLLTAVMLTGCSSQEGESGGASGKINFYSPETPDMTKQMAQAYEKANPGAKVDVQYGGTNVIVNRLIAEKDNPIGDIWYGGGGIIPFETAKEKGIITPYTPKAAENWPVDKNGIQIRDKDWNWVGAEVFVLGFIYNTEKVKKEDAPKTWDDLLDSRWKGKLQMANPAASGTATLTVMSQLMKKGEKEGWKYFDQLVKQVNAMPDSGLAPSQAVVKGEAEIGVAFDFMAYEMKAKGEKVDFIVPKETPILVNPVTLVQDGPNPAGGKAFVDFILSKKGQKLLAEWYHIPIREDVKSKTPLSLKKVMPHAQKLDLEWAVENYDRVRNEWRQKFE, translated from the coding sequence ATGAACAGCAAGCGTTGGATCAGTGGCGTGTCAATTACACTTTTATTGACTGCAGTGATGTTGACAGGCTGTTCTTCACAGGAAGGGGAATCAGGGGGAGCGTCAGGTAAAATTAATTTTTATTCTCCAGAGACCCCTGATATGACCAAACAAATGGCACAAGCCTATGAAAAGGCTAATCCAGGAGCAAAAGTGGATGTCCAGTATGGTGGAACCAACGTCATTGTCAACCGCCTTATTGCCGAAAAGGATAATCCGATAGGGGATATCTGGTACGGTGGAGGTGGGATCATTCCCTTTGAAACAGCAAAGGAAAAAGGGATTATCACACCTTATACACCAAAAGCGGCGGAAAATTGGCCTGTAGATAAAAATGGGATTCAAATTCGGGATAAAGATTGGAATTGGGTGGGGGCAGAGGTTTTTGTATTGGGGTTTATCTACAATACGGAAAAAGTAAAGAAAGAAGATGCTCCGAAAACCTGGGATGATTTGCTGGATTCCCGGTGGAAAGGAAAGCTTCAGATGGCTAATCCAGCTGCATCAGGAACAGCCACCTTAACCGTCATGAGTCAGCTGATGAAAAAAGGTGAGAAAGAAGGATGGAAGTATTTTGATCAGCTGGTAAAGCAAGTGAATGCCATGCCGGATTCCGGACTGGCTCCTTCTCAGGCTGTGGTTAAGGGAGAAGCTGAAATCGGGGTTGCTTTTGACTTTATGGCCTATGAAATGAAAGCTAAAGGGGAAAAAGTGGACTTTATTGTTCCGAAAGAAACACCGATTTTAGTCAATCCGGTAACACTGGTTCAGGATGGCCCCAATCCTGCAGGGGGAAAAGCTTTTGTAGATTTCATCTTATCGAAGAAAGGACAAAAACTGCTGGCAGAGTGGTATCACATCCCGATCCGGGAAGATGTCAAATCAAAAACCCCCTTAAGTTTGAAAAAAGTGATGCCCCATGCACAGAAACTGGATTTGGAGTGGGCGGTTGAAAATTACGACAGAGTTCGGAATGAATGGCGACAAAAATTTGAATAA
- a CDS encoding GapA-binding peptide SR1P → MGRSCDRPIGFFTPIIGVLYQPIDAYSISYYNQCYISNEACNLKKSGEIRMEVVVCQTCDEVITYMEGDKTGVLYGQCPGCDKARCSEEN, encoded by the coding sequence ATGGGTCGATCCTGTGATCGACCCATTGGTTTTTTTACACCTATAATAGGAGTCCTATATCAGCCTATTGACGCATATAGTATATCATATTATAATCAATGTTACATATCAAATGAAGCGTGTAATCTTAAGAAAAGTGGGGAGATACGGATGGAGGTCGTTGTTTGCCAAACCTGCGATGAAGTTATAACCTACATGGAAGGTGACAAGACCGGAGTTTTATATGGACAATGTCCTGGATGTGATAAAGCCCGTTGTTCAGAAGAAAACTGA
- a CDS encoding DUF3055 domain-containing protein: MYERLYDESEQANVRFVGFISENGRYDFGIVYTRMFFGKPLVVCMQTGRSSLLALDDIENLDDLQRLYNLKSLKEAEEVANFLRGQVPALTLESEAESS; this comes from the coding sequence TTGTATGAACGACTGTACGATGAATCGGAACAGGCCAATGTGCGCTTTGTAGGTTTTATCTCCGAGAATGGGCGATACGACTTTGGAATCGTTTATACCCGTATGTTTTTTGGAAAGCCGCTTGTCGTTTGCATGCAGACCGGACGCTCCTCTTTGCTTGCATTGGATGATATTGAAAATCTGGATGATCTGCAACGTCTATACAATCTAAAATCCCTGAAGGAAGCGGAAGAAGTGGCTAATTTCCTCCGTGGTCAAGTGCCGGCACTAACTTTGGAATCAGAAGCGGAATCCAGCTAA
- a CDS encoding DUF1885 family protein: MAKSAFIKLVEGSTQQDITLGDVKEKLEHYITMTNHTGKQLNWEYADAAFPYTMEVRSQENLQWLFLKGKDERHYKYLMIGIGTSRDETQVPCIQLVVPDGATHGDTAKANEFSRYLAKTFQGELHLLNGRVMYFNPRKP, encoded by the coding sequence GTGGCTAAAAGTGCTTTTATCAAACTGGTAGAGGGCTCAACTCAACAAGATATAACCTTGGGTGATGTGAAAGAAAAGCTGGAACATTATATTACCATGACGAACCACACTGGCAAGCAATTGAACTGGGAATATGCGGATGCCGCCTTTCCTTACACGATGGAAGTACGATCCCAGGAAAATCTGCAGTGGCTGTTTTTGAAAGGAAAAGATGAGCGACATTATAAGTATTTAATGATCGGTATCGGAACCTCAAGGGATGAAACCCAAGTTCCCTGTATTCAATTGGTGGTTCCGGATGGTGCAACCCACGGAGATACAGCCAAAGCTAATGAATTCAGCCGATATCTGGCCAAAACCTTTCAAGGTGAGTTACACCTGTTAAACGGGCGAGTCATGTATTTTAACCCGAGAAAGCCGTAA
- the dinB gene encoding DNA polymerase IV, protein MEKQERIVLLADMNAFYASVEQVLNPNLRKRPVIVCGDPARRHGIVLAASYEAKSYGIKTGMPVSQAKELCPTALLVPPHMGTYVRVSVQIINLLREYSPLVEPFSIDEAFVELTGCQDLFGQGKTVAYQIQERIYEEIGVHCSIGVGPNKLLAKMASQMEKPRGLTVLKMEDIPHLIWPLPVHDLFGVGNRMASHFHRMGIRTIGDLAHADPDLLRHRFGVVGQVLYESAHGRDKSPVDPCSLDKTKSIGHQFTLPRDYREEKEVHLVLRELAEEVAVRSREAGYQGRTLSLTLKGAHFHTLHRSLTMYRSSNIGRDLFQTALQLLKQHWDYQPIRLIGITLSNLQPDNHTQLDLFEDRTKEQNLAEALDTIWKKFGFKSIFWAQSLSAASIRKDRSEKIGGHQI, encoded by the coding sequence GTGGAAAAACAGGAACGTATCGTCTTACTGGCGGATATGAATGCTTTTTATGCCAGTGTCGAACAAGTTTTAAACCCCAACTTGCGGAAACGGCCTGTCATCGTCTGCGGAGATCCGGCCCGCCGCCATGGAATCGTCTTGGCCGCTTCTTACGAAGCAAAATCTTACGGTATCAAAACCGGCATGCCAGTATCCCAGGCCAAGGAGTTATGCCCCACCGCTTTGCTGGTACCTCCTCACATGGGAACTTATGTCCGTGTATCGGTCCAAATCATCAACTTGTTACGTGAGTACTCTCCGCTGGTGGAGCCTTTTTCCATCGATGAGGCTTTCGTTGAACTGACCGGATGCCAGGATCTGTTTGGTCAAGGGAAGACAGTTGCCTATCAGATCCAGGAACGTATTTATGAAGAAATTGGAGTTCACTGTTCCATTGGAGTGGGTCCTAACAAACTTCTGGCCAAAATGGCTTCCCAAATGGAGAAGCCCAGAGGATTAACTGTATTGAAGATGGAAGACATCCCTCATCTTATATGGCCATTGCCCGTACATGATCTGTTTGGAGTAGGAAACCGGATGGCCTCTCACTTTCACCGTATGGGAATTCGAACCATTGGTGATCTCGCCCATGCAGACCCTGATCTGTTGCGTCACCGCTTTGGTGTCGTGGGCCAGGTTCTTTATGAATCGGCACATGGTCGGGACAAAAGCCCCGTGGATCCTTGTTCCCTGGATAAAACCAAATCCATTGGTCACCAATTTACTCTTCCACGTGATTACCGGGAGGAAAAAGAAGTACATCTTGTTCTGCGGGAACTGGCAGAGGAAGTGGCAGTTCGATCCCGTGAAGCGGGCTATCAGGGACGAACCCTTTCTCTCACACTGAAAGGAGCCCATTTTCATACCCTTCACCGTTCCCTGACGATGTACCGTTCCTCCAATATCGGTCGGGACTTGTTTCAAACAGCCCTTCAGCTCCTGAAACAGCATTGGGATTACCAACCAATCCGTCTCATCGGCATCACACTCAGTAACCTCCAGCCTGACAACCATACTCAGCTGGATCTCTTTGAAGACAGAACCAAAGAGCAAAACCTGGCTGAAGCCCTGGATACCATTTGGAAAAAGTTCGGTTTTAAGAGTATCTTTTGGGCCCAGTCTTTATCAGCAGCCAGCATACGGAAGGATCGCTCCGAAAAAATCGGAGGGCATCAAATTTGA
- a CDS encoding phosphatase PAP2 family protein, with the protein MKRLATRLQSYDNRWISYVNQEWKCKEMDWLMPRLTHLGGAVFTVSFLLLWWLWISSPIRYWAVEGFIALVGSHLVVRLCKHMWHRLRPYLQLKDLNTFPKPLKDYSFPSGHTTAIFSVGTTFVLHAPWTVGFMLPLAVAVGLSRMYLGLHYPTDVAVGAWLGTVFAMITHYALLWV; encoded by the coding sequence ATGAAGCGTTTGGCGACCAGGCTTCAGAGTTATGATAACCGCTGGATCTCATATGTAAATCAAGAGTGGAAATGCAAAGAGATGGATTGGCTTATGCCTCGCCTGACCCATTTGGGAGGAGCCGTTTTTACCGTATCTTTTCTCCTCTTATGGTGGCTGTGGATCTCTTCCCCGATTCGTTACTGGGCGGTGGAAGGATTTATTGCATTGGTGGGGAGCCACCTCGTTGTTCGTCTGTGCAAGCATATGTGGCACCGTTTGCGTCCTTATCTGCAACTTAAAGATCTTAATACATTTCCTAAGCCATTAAAGGATTATTCTTTTCCGTCTGGCCACACCACTGCTATTTTTTCCGTTGGCACAACCTTTGTTCTTCATGCTCCCTGGACAGTCGGGTTTATGCTTCCTCTGGCTGTAGCGGTGGGGCTGTCCCGGATGTATCTGGGTCTTCATTATCCCACGGATGTGGCAGTGGGTGCTTGGTTGGGAACAGTATTTGCTATGATTACCCATTATGCTCTTTTATGGGTTTGA
- a CDS encoding VOC family protein has translation MKRIVPHLMIENCKEAIAYYQELFGGEVKNIQLSDGIEMFKGQEGKYIHAELHVNEQCILYLADIFSQDRTKGSDVQLALELENEAEITRLFKGLSQGGKVKMELQDTFWGAKYAVVTDPYGITWELNAPQ, from the coding sequence ATGAAAAGAATTGTACCTCACTTGATGATTGAAAATTGTAAGGAAGCCATTGCGTATTATCAGGAGTTATTCGGGGGAGAAGTAAAGAATATTCAGCTGTCAGATGGCATTGAGATGTTTAAAGGACAGGAAGGTAAATATATTCACGCTGAGTTGCATGTGAATGAACAATGCATTCTTTATTTAGCGGATATCTTTAGCCAGGATCGAACAAAAGGAAGCGATGTTCAATTGGCATTGGAGCTTGAGAATGAGGCGGAAATCACAAGGCTGTTTAAGGGGCTATCCCAAGGTGGCAAAGTGAAGATGGAATTGCAAGATACATTTTGGGGTGCAAAGTATGCCGTTGTGACAGATCCCTATGGCATCACCTGGGAACTCAATGCACCTCAGTGA
- a CDS encoding phosphatidylglycerophosphatase A family protein, whose protein sequence is MKRRVHSREVKEAVIEKLRERGVTLDGIAEIVYQMQAPYCETLTFEYCLESVTAVLEKREIQHAILVGVELDVLAERKMLSEPLQSIVESDEGLFGCDETLALGSVFGYGSIAVTTFGYLDKHKVGLIEQLDTKNSDGSVHTFLDDLVASIAASASSRLAHRIRDEEEREGESGGITDQTAG, encoded by the coding sequence ATGAAACGGCGCGTACACAGCCGGGAAGTAAAGGAAGCCGTTATTGAAAAATTGAGGGAACGGGGTGTCACTCTTGATGGAATTGCCGAAATCGTTTACCAGATGCAGGCTCCTTACTGTGAAACCTTAACCTTTGAATATTGTTTGGAGAGTGTCACAGCTGTGCTGGAGAAAAGAGAAATACAACATGCGATTTTGGTAGGTGTGGAGTTGGATGTATTAGCGGAGAGGAAAATGCTGTCAGAACCCTTGCAATCCATTGTGGAAAGTGACGAAGGATTGTTTGGGTGTGATGAAACCTTGGCTTTGGGTTCGGTCTTCGGGTATGGCAGCATTGCAGTGACTACCTTTGGATATTTGGATAAACATAAAGTTGGTCTGATTGAACAGTTGGATACAAAAAACAGTGATGGTTCCGTTCATACTTTTTTGGATGATTTGGTGGCCAGTATTGCCGCCTCCGCTTCCAGTCGGTTGGCTCATCGCATCCGGGATGAGGAGGAAAGGGAAGGGGAATCCGGGGGGATAACGGATCAAACAGCCGGTTGA
- a CDS encoding 2'-5' RNA ligase family protein translates to MKYGVVYFPDKKIQDIANSLRKRYDPHYALIPPHVTLKEAFEMNDEELEQAVNHLDHVSRNTAPFNIRFDKVSSFHPTNNVIYLAITEQEPIKALHAKINEQPLHHQNHYAFIPHLTIGQKLENEELHDVYGRLRMNRFELSTKVDRFHLLYQLDNKSWTIYDTFLLQG, encoded by the coding sequence ATGAAGTACGGAGTTGTTTATTTTCCTGATAAAAAGATCCAAGATATCGCCAATTCACTACGCAAAAGGTATGATCCCCATTATGCATTGATACCGCCCCATGTAACACTTAAAGAAGCTTTTGAGATGAATGATGAAGAGTTGGAACAAGCTGTTAACCACCTGGATCATGTATCCCGTAATACTGCCCCTTTTAACATTCGTTTTGATAAAGTCAGTTCTTTTCATCCTACTAACAATGTCATCTATCTGGCCATTACTGAGCAAGAACCCATTAAAGCCTTGCATGCCAAGATTAATGAGCAACCATTGCATCACCAAAACCATTACGCTTTCATCCCTCATTTGACGATCGGTCAAAAGTTGGAAAATGAAGAATTACACGATGTCTATGGGAGATTGCGAATGAACCGGTTTGAGCTCTCTACAAAAGTGGATCGATTCCACTTGTTGTATCAACTGGACAATAAGTCCTGGACCATTTACGATACATTTCTATTGCAAGGATGA
- a CDS encoding GNAT family N-acetyltransferase, protein METAVIVVQNDNQLQQAFIIRRQVFIEEQGVPESEEIDEWEHQAVHFLALYKGKPGGTARLRFLLDGTGKVERVAVLKSMRGNGLGYSLMQGIEDYARQRNIKELRLHAQVQALDFYRKSDYKEEGSVFLDAGIEHMEMRKKI, encoded by the coding sequence ATGGAAACCGCAGTAATCGTCGTACAAAATGACAATCAACTTCAACAGGCTTTCATAATCCGGAGACAAGTCTTTATCGAAGAACAAGGGGTTCCCGAATCGGAAGAAATCGATGAATGGGAGCATCAAGCTGTTCATTTTCTGGCACTGTACAAGGGAAAACCCGGAGGAACCGCACGGTTGCGTTTTTTATTGGACGGTACCGGTAAAGTCGAGCGGGTAGCAGTTCTCAAATCCATGCGGGGCAACGGGTTGGGTTATTCCTTAATGCAAGGAATAGAGGATTATGCCCGTCAACGAAATATCAAGGAACTGAGGCTTCATGCTCAGGTACAAGCTCTTGATTTTTACCGGAAATCAGACTACAAGGAAGAAGGTTCCGTTTTCCTCGATGCCGGCATCGAACATATGGAAATGCGAAAAAAAATATGA
- a CDS encoding PHP domain-containing protein produces MKADLHVHTTFSDGMFSPEEVVKMAKDTGLYGIAITDHDTVSGIERAVEAGKQWGVSIVPGVEISTVSQGQDIHVLGYYIDPGNVTLQQRLQKQRNARLERNRGILDKLSQMGIMIREEEVLAKKKNGFADINVGRPHIAEVLMDKGIVQTMGEAFDRFLGKEGAAYVLTPRISPEEAIALIQEAGGAAVLAHPGIYEDLDLVHRLAKNGLAGIEALHPDHSDSMKTELTKIAQCYHLVASAGSDFHGERQGLMYHAPLGSCRMEWKDVVKLKQKAAQPG; encoded by the coding sequence TTGAAAGCAGATCTGCATGTACATACTACATTCTCTGACGGAATGTTTTCACCGGAAGAAGTGGTGAAAATGGCCAAAGATACAGGGCTGTATGGAATTGCAATTACGGATCACGATACAGTCTCAGGGATAGAAAGGGCTGTGGAAGCCGGCAAACAATGGGGAGTCTCAATTGTACCGGGGGTGGAGATCAGTACAGTATCACAGGGACAGGACATACATGTTTTAGGATACTATATAGATCCGGGAAACGTGACTTTGCAACAGCGATTACAAAAACAACGAAATGCCCGTCTTGAACGGAATCGGGGGATTTTGGACAAATTGTCCCAGATGGGGATCATGATCAGGGAAGAGGAGGTACTGGCCAAGAAAAAAAACGGCTTCGCAGATATTAATGTCGGACGCCCTCATATTGCCGAAGTGTTGATGGATAAAGGAATAGTCCAGACGATGGGAGAGGCTTTTGATCGTTTTTTGGGGAAAGAGGGTGCCGCTTATGTACTCACTCCCCGAATCAGCCCGGAAGAAGCGATTGCTTTGATTCAAGAGGCAGGGGGAGCTGCCGTATTGGCCCATCCCGGAATATATGAAGATCTTGATTTGGTTCATCGTTTGGCCAAAAATGGATTGGCCGGGATTGAAGCGCTCCATCCGGATCACAGTGATTCGATGAAAACAGAGCTTACTAAAATCGCCCAGTGTTATCATTTAGTAGCCAGCGCAGGTTCAGACTTTCATGGTGAACGACAGGGATTGATGTATCATGCCCCTTTGGGTTCCTGTAGGATGGAATGGAAGGATGTAGTCAAGTTAAAGCAAAAAGCAGCTCAGCCGGGTTGA
- a CDS encoding L-cystine transporter, translating to MILGLYWMQRKHISFSKRVFTALGAGIVLGLVFQFTYGSSSKITMLTVDWLDIVGSGYIKLLQMLVMPLVFISILTAFTRSTLTKNIGKIGGLIILLLVGTTAIAAAIGIGTALGFNLEALEIQQGEAESARGAELEEKLGDLQNMTTPQKIVELLPGNPFLDFTGARPTSTIAIVIFASILGIAYLGIKRKEPQQAEIFSKMTEAVYTIVMRVVTLVLRLTPYGILALMSKIAATSDVQAIWRLGEFILASYVALLLMLILHLLLITIAGLNPLTFIKKILPVLTFAFTSRSSAGTLPLNIRTQSDSLGVPEGTANFAGSFGISIGQNGCAGIYPAMLAVMIAPTVGINPLSPSFILTLTVVVALSSFGVAGVGGGATFAALIVLSTMNLPVALAGLLISVEPLIDMGRTAVNVSGSMTAGVLTSRFTKELDTECYTSDKKSFQAAV from the coding sequence ATGATCCTTGGACTCTATTGGATGCAAAGGAAGCACATTTCCTTTTCAAAGCGTGTATTTACGGCATTAGGTGCCGGAATTGTGTTGGGGCTGGTCTTTCAATTTACCTACGGCTCTTCATCAAAGATAACCATGCTGACGGTGGACTGGCTGGACATCGTGGGAAGCGGTTATATCAAACTGTTGCAGATGCTGGTAATGCCCCTTGTTTTTATATCTATACTCACAGCTTTCACCCGTTCCACCCTGACAAAGAACATCGGAAAAATCGGCGGTCTCATTATACTCCTGCTGGTTGGAACCACTGCCATAGCCGCAGCCATCGGCATAGGCACGGCCCTGGGGTTCAATCTGGAAGCCTTGGAAATCCAGCAAGGAGAAGCGGAGTCAGCTCGAGGTGCGGAACTGGAAGAAAAACTGGGTGATCTCCAAAATATGACAACTCCGCAAAAGATAGTGGAACTCTTACCCGGAAATCCCTTTCTGGACTTTACCGGTGCTCGACCCACTTCCACTATCGCCATCGTCATTTTCGCCTCGATACTGGGCATCGCTTATTTGGGAATTAAACGAAAAGAGCCTCAACAAGCTGAGATCTTTTCCAAAATGACAGAGGCTGTTTATACCATCGTTATGCGGGTAGTTACCCTGGTCTTACGGTTGACACCCTACGGAATTCTGGCGTTGATGAGCAAAATTGCTGCTACAAGTGACGTCCAGGCAATATGGAGGTTAGGTGAATTTATTCTTGCTTCATATGTTGCCCTGCTGCTGATGTTGATCCTTCACTTGTTGCTGATTACCATCGCCGGTTTAAACCCTTTGACTTTTATAAAGAAAATACTGCCGGTTTTGACCTTTGCCTTTACCTCACGCTCCAGTGCAGGTACACTCCCTCTGAATATTCGTACACAATCCGACTCACTGGGAGTTCCTGAAGGAACCGCAAATTTCGCCGGTTCATTTGGTATCTCCATCGGTCAAAACGGATGTGCCGGCATTTATCCTGCTATGCTAGCTGTTATGATTGCACCTACAGTCGGAATTAACCCGTTAAGCCCCTCATTTATCCTAACTCTGACTGTCGTCGTTGCATTAAGCTCCTTTGGAGTCGCCGGCGTAGGGGGCGGAGCAACCTTTGCGGCATTGATTGTTTTGTCAACCATGAACTTGCCTGTGGCTTTGGCCGGATTGCTCATCTCTGTCGAACCTCTCATCGATATGGGCCGGACAGCGGTTAACGTCAGCGGCAGCATGACTGCAGGGGTTTTAACCAGCCGGTTCACAAAAGAGTTGGATACCGAATGCTATACCTCCGACAAAAAATCATTTCAAGCAGCCGTATAA
- a CDS encoding sodium-dependent transporter — MSNHSREQWSSKFGFILASIGSAVGLGSIWKFPYIAGENGGGAFVLLFLLCVVLMGMPVLISEIVLGRSTQRNPVGAFRKLAPNTPWFITGYIGIIATLLILAFYSTVGGWTLTYTLDAFTNSFHQITINEAESSFTTFISHPFIPIFWQAAFLILTMIICYFGLQKGIERTNKILMPLLGILLVILVIRSVTLPGAMEGIHFILYPDWSKVTVSTFFEALGMAFFSLSVGAGCMVTYGSFLSKKENIPNAVGNIVLFSTLVSLAAGLAIFPAVFSLGYEPGIGPPLVFITLPAVFAQMPAGGFFAALFFLLLTVAALTSAISLLEVSLRYTEDEHGWTRKKGIMIISTVIFLLGIPATLSYSSLSDFYTVSGLTIFDTLDFIASNVLLPLSGLTVILFVGWKWGVPLLLKESRGDLGKDLPFKTAWAFVIRWITPLLIVVVFLFQILSLLQK, encoded by the coding sequence ATGTCCAATCATTCACGGGAGCAATGGTCCAGTAAATTCGGTTTTATCCTTGCCTCTATCGGATCTGCCGTCGGGTTGGGAAGCATATGGAAATTTCCCTACATCGCCGGTGAGAACGGGGGTGGTGCTTTCGTCCTTCTCTTTCTTCTTTGTGTTGTATTGATGGGAATGCCGGTACTTATTTCAGAAATCGTACTGGGAAGAAGCACCCAACGAAATCCTGTAGGGGCTTTTCGCAAACTGGCTCCCAACACACCCTGGTTTATAACCGGCTATATCGGCATTATTGCCACTCTTTTGATTTTAGCTTTCTACAGCACCGTGGGAGGATGGACACTAACCTATACCTTGGATGCTTTCACCAACAGCTTTCATCAAATCACTATAAACGAAGCAGAGTCAAGCTTTACAACCTTTATCAGTCACCCATTTATACCTATTTTCTGGCAAGCCGCTTTTTTGATCCTAACGATGATCATTTGCTACTTCGGTTTACAGAAAGGAATTGAACGAACGAATAAGATCCTGATGCCACTGTTGGGAATACTCTTGGTCATTCTGGTGATTCGCTCCGTGACCCTGCCCGGTGCCATGGAAGGAATTCATTTTATTCTATACCCTGATTGGTCTAAAGTTACTGTAAGCACCTTTTTCGAAGCCCTGGGGATGGCCTTTTTTTCTCTCAGTGTAGGTGCCGGATGCATGGTAACCTATGGAAGCTTTCTGTCCAAGAAAGAAAATATACCCAATGCCGTGGGAAATATTGTCCTGTTTTCTACTTTAGTCTCATTGGCTGCAGGCTTGGCAATTTTTCCAGCCGTCTTTTCCCTTGGCTATGAACCGGGAATTGGGCCTCCTTTGGTCTTTATCACGTTACCGGCAGTTTTTGCCCAAATGCCTGCTGGAGGTTTTTTTGCAGCATTATTTTTCCTTTTGCTTACGGTAGCTGCTCTTACTTCAGCCATTTCCTTATTGGAAGTTTCTCTTCGCTATACCGAAGACGAACATGGTTGGACAAGAAAAAAAGGAATTATGATTATCAGTACTGTGATTTTTCTTTTGGGAATCCCTGCTACATTATCTTATAGCTCACTGTCCGACTTTTACACTGTTTCAGGGCTTACCATCTTTGATACCCTGGACTTTATCGCCTCCAATGTTCTCCTGCCCTTAAGCGGATTGACGGTGATCCTTTTTGTGGGATGGAAATGGGGAGTGCCTCTTTTGTTAAAGGAATCCCGAGGTGATCTAGGGAAAGATCTCCCTTTTAAGACAGCATGGGCTTTTGTTATTCGTTGGATTACTCCCTTGCTCATTGTCGTTGTTTTTTTGTTTCAGATTTTGTCTCTGTTGCAAAAGTAA